The genomic window CGTAATCTGCACAGGAAATGGTTTCCATATTTATATTCTGGTCCATAGGAATGGGATTTTGGTAGACATTTTACTGCAATTATTCTGCCATTGGAAAATGCCGCGACAATTATAATCTGAACATTTATTAATACGGTTTTTGAGCTTCTCACTTTAAAATCTTAAAAACATTTTTTATAAAATCGTATATTTACGGCTCAAATGCGACGATATGGATTTAAAAGACAGGATGATTCTCAGTATAATTCAGGAAGACTCAACTTTATCAGTGAAAGAAATTTCAGAAAGAATAGGCCTTACCTTCACTCCAACTTATGAACGGATCAAGCAACTGGAAAAGAACGGAATCATTGAGAAATACGTCGGCCTTTTAAACCGTGAGAAACTGGGACTTAATATTGTAGTATACTGCAACGTAAGGCTTAAGGAACAGTCGAAAAAGGTTCTGGAAACCTTCGAGAAAAATATCATGCAGCACGATGAAGTCCAGGAAATAATCAGCCTTTCCGGCGAATACGATTATATGCTGAAAATTATTGCCAAAGACATCAATTCTTACAACGCCTTTACAGTGAACGTGATTTCAAATATCCCGAATATTGGGCAATACCACAGCTCGATTGTGCTTCATGAAGTGAAGAAGTCTACGAAGTTTAAGATTGATCTGGATTAATTAAACGCAAAGTTTTAAATAAACTTTGCGTTAAAAGAAATCAGAATCGATTTTAGATCTTTGTTATAAATTATCCCAGCAGTTTATTTTTCACTTTATTAAATTGATATTCAATCTTATCCAGACATAAATTCCCAATGCTTCCTTGGTGGGTATGCTCCAGGTTTTCAATTTTAAAATCGAATGCATTGTTTTCGATCTCGTGCCCCACTTTTACATAAGCATCCCGGAATGTACTGCCGTTTTTCACTTCCTCATTGATTTTCTCTACACTAAAGAGGTATTTATACTTTTCATCCTCTAAAATGCCATCTTTTACCTGAATATTGGGCAAGGTATAATTTAAAATTTCCAGGCACTCTTTCAACGAATCAATCGCAGGGAAAAGGATTTCCTTCGTCAACTGCATATCGCGGTGGTAGCCGGACGGAAGATTGTTCGTCAGCAAAATAAACTCATTCGGCAACGACTGGATTCTGTTGCACCGCGCGCGGACCAGCTCGAAGATGTCCGGGTTTTTCTTGTGTGGCATGATGCTGCTTCCTGTTGTAAATTCTTTCGGAAAGCTGATGAAATCGAAGTTCTGGCTCAGGTACAAACAGACATCGTATGAAAATTTCCCTAAGGTTCCTGCCAGGGTCGCCATCGCCATCGCGAGCAGCTTCTCCGATTTTCCACGGGTCATCTGGGCATAGACCGAATTGTAGTTCATCGATTGGAAGCCCAGATTATAGGTAGTGCTTTCCCGGTCGATCGGAAATGAGGAACCGTAACCGGCTGCCGAACCCAACGGATTTTTATTAATGATATTTTTAACGGAAAACAGCATTTCCATATCATCCAGCAGCGCTTCCGCATACGCGCCGAACCATAATCCGAAGGAGGAAGGCATCGCGATCTGCAAATGAGTATAGCCCGGAAGCAGCACCTTTTTATGTTGTTCCGCCAGTTGGATCAACAGCTGGAAAAACTCATCCGTAAGTGCCGTGATTTCCCGGATTTCATCCAGAAGATACAGTTTGATATCCAGTAAAACCTGATCATTCCGCGATCGCGCCGTGTGAATTTTCTTTCCGACATCACCTAATTTTTCTATTAAAATCGATTCGACCTGGGAATGAATGTCCTCCGCATTTTTATCGATTTCAAAATTTCCGTTTTCTATGCTTTCTAAAATTTCCGCTAAGACAGACAGCATTTGTTCCGATTCTTCATCAGAGATAATGCCGACTTCCGCCAGCATTTTGCAGTGTGCCATAGAACCTTTAACATCGTATTTTGCCAGACGCTCGTCGAAATAGAGGTCTTTGCCGACCGTAAAAGTATTGACTAATATATTAGTGGCATTGTTGTCTTTCTGCCATATTTTTTTCATAAGTTTCTATTTTGTTGGAAGATGGAAATAAGGTTTAAAGGTTTTCAAACTTCGATTATACCATTTTTCTATATTCCGGATATTACTATTGATGCTAATTTTCTTTTGTCTTAAAACAAAAGAAACAAAAATTCAAGACTGGAAGCTCCGTCTAAAAATTTAAATTAAATCCTAAAATTCCCAAACTCGCACGAATCTGCATTGGTTCTTCAGGGTTAAATTTATCTCGTGCTCAAACAGTGGGAATTTTTTAACGCATTAAATTTAAATTTTCTTAACGCCTTCGTTTCCTAGGTCAGTAATTTTATGGTTACAAAACTTCCGGCATCCATCATCCCTCTCCCAGCCTACAAAACTTCCTCCAGAATCTTGATATAAATTTCAATTCCCTCTGCGATTTCTTCGATGAAAATAAATTCATCTGCCGTGTGGGAGCGCCTGCTGTCGCCGG from Chryseobacterium sp. SORGH_AS_0447 includes these protein-coding regions:
- a CDS encoding Lrp/AsnC family transcriptional regulator is translated as MDLKDRMILSIIQEDSTLSVKEISERIGLTFTPTYERIKQLEKNGIIEKYVGLLNREKLGLNIVVYCNVRLKEQSKKVLETFEKNIMQHDEVQEIISLSGEYDYMLKIIAKDINSYNAFTVNVISNIPNIGQYHSSIVLHEVKKSTKFKIDLD
- the argH gene encoding argininosuccinate lyase; the encoded protein is MKKIWQKDNNATNILVNTFTVGKDLYFDERLAKYDVKGSMAHCKMLAEVGIISDEESEQMLSVLAEILESIENGNFEIDKNAEDIHSQVESILIEKLGDVGKKIHTARSRNDQVLLDIKLYLLDEIREITALTDEFFQLLIQLAEQHKKVLLPGYTHLQIAMPSSFGLWFGAYAEALLDDMEMLFSVKNIINKNPLGSAAGYGSSFPIDRESTTYNLGFQSMNYNSVYAQMTRGKSEKLLAMAMATLAGTLGKFSYDVCLYLSQNFDFISFPKEFTTGSSIMPHKKNPDIFELVRARCNRIQSLPNEFILLTNNLPSGYHRDMQLTKEILFPAIDSLKECLEILNYTLPNIQVKDGILEDEKYKYLFSVEKINEEVKNGSTFRDAYVKVGHEIENNAFDFKIENLEHTHQGSIGNLCLDKIEYQFNKVKNKLLG